Part of the Paroedura picta isolate Pp20150507F chromosome 3, Ppicta_v3.0, whole genome shotgun sequence genome is shown below.
ccttggaacgtgttttctattgttttctatgaaccagaggttgatgcattgatatgtttgattggttaatccccgcccacagtacacgcccacaggttacctgcttatatgcacctgggcagacacgcggtcggcctcactctctgtttgcgtagcctactgcccgcagcacaggtcaacattgcaatggagaggattatttttcaattgttggctcagatgctcgcggtggtccagcgtatccataccaccgtgtcgcGTAGGACGTCTGCTATCGAGGAGTACCGAGAACGTGtggccggaacgatgaccaccagcagaagacgttctctaagggcaaccatggcggccaagaaacgctggcaagctctggcagaggtccggttccccagacagttctgggtggacgaaagatcctctgactggtgggagaattttgtgtggactcgctgggatgatgaccactggattgccaacttcaggatgtcgagggggacattttttgaactcgtagaggctctacgtggccgcatggaaaggcaagtcactggcatgcggcgccccgttccagttgaaaaaagggtggcagccgcattgtggtacttggccacccctcagtacttc
Proteins encoded:
- the LOC143831536 gene encoding uncharacterized protein LOC143831536, translating into MHLGRHAVGLTLCLRSLLPAAQVNIAMERIIFQLLAQMLAVVQRIHTTVSRRTSAIEEYRERVAGTMTTSRRRSLRATMAAKKRWQALAEVRFPRQFWVDERSSDWWENFVWTRWDDDHWIANFRMSRGTFFELVEALRGRMERQVTGMRRPVPVEKRVAAALWYLATPQYFRTVAQQFGLGVTTVGDILKEFCLAMEAELYSKVVCLGDRLGASMDGFARLGFPHCFAAVDGSHIPIRAPGGSIKEYGNRKDFCSVLLQGTVDFSGCFIDAEVG